The following DNA comes from Hallerella porci.
GCTTTGATTTTGCTTTTCGCTTCTTCAATTTTGAAATTTCAAAGCTCTTTTTTTAGCTAACAAAAACTAAATGACACAGTTTATTTGACAGAACCCGATGGCGAAGCGTTGCTTCATTTACTTGATTTGAATGGGATATGCGTTTCTACAGGTTCTGCTTGCGATAGTAAAAATACACAAGTATCTCATGTACTGAAAGCGATTGCTTTAGATGAAGAATACGCCAAGGGAACAATTAGAATTTCTCTTGGGAGGTGTAATAC
Coding sequences within:
- a CDS encoding aminotransferase class V-fold PLP-dependent enzyme gives rise to the protein MTEPDGEALLHLLDLNGICVSTGSACDSKNTQVSHVLKAIALDEEYAKGTIRISLGRCNTIDEARTIAEKIRMIAKKIM